One genomic window of Nicotiana sylvestris chromosome 10, ASM39365v2, whole genome shotgun sequence includes the following:
- the LOC138879908 gene encoding uncharacterized protein translates to MPLVEALERMPGYAKFMKDLVTKKRSMNFETIKVTHQVSAIVHSMAPKLDDPGAFMIPCTIGSVKFAKDLCDLGESVILMPYSVFKTLGIGKPRPTSMRLQMADRTMKRTLGVIEDVLVCVDKFILPVDFVILDCEVDCEVSIILGRPFLSTGKALCDVESRELTFQLGDEQVIFHVCKSMCNQIATRTTPPTKPSIEEPPTLELKPFPPHLLYEFLGPCSTLLVILSSCLTNVQEGAKPSIEHQRRLNEAMQEVVKRGLSSGWMSGLSIPSLIVHGLLRFNVSPKGGYDGDHQ, encoded by the exons ATGCCATTAGTTGAAGCTTTGGAACGAATGCCCGGCTATGCAAAGTTTATGAAGGATCTCGTGACAAAGAAACGGTCAATGAATTTTGAAACTATCAAagtcactcatcaagtgagtgcaattgtgcattcAATGGCTCCTAAGTTAGATGATCCCGGTGCTTTCATGATTCCTTGTACAATTGGAAGTGTCAAGTTTGCTAAAGATCTTTGTGATCTCGGGGAAAGTGTTattttaatgccatattcggttttcaagaccttgggaattgggaaaccaagacctacctctatgagattgcaaatggccgatcGTACTATGAAGAGGACTTTGGGAGTGATTGAGGATGTCTTGGTttgtgttgataaattcattcttccgGTGGATTTTGTCATTCTAGATTGTGAAGTTGATTGTGAGGTGTCGATTattcttggaagacctttcctttcCACAGGGAAGGCTCTTTGTGATGTTGAATCTAGAGAACTCACCTTCCAGTTGGGTGATGAACAAGTGAttttccatgtgtgtaagtcCATGTGCAACCAAATAGCAACGAG gacaaCTCCTCCTACAAAGCCTTCCATTGAAGAGCCTCCTaccttggagttgaagccatttcCTCCACATCTTctgtatgaatttcttggcccttgttctactttactggttattctttcctcttgtctaactaacgtgcag GAAGGTgccaaaccatctattgaacatcaaaggagactcaatgaggctatgcaagaagttgtcAAAAGAggattatcaagtggttggatgtcggggttgtctaTCCCATCTCTGATAGTTCATGGGCTTCTCCGATTCAATGTGTCCCCGAAAGGGGGGTACGACGGAGATCACCAATga